A DNA window from Phragmites australis chromosome 11, lpPhrAust1.1, whole genome shotgun sequence contains the following coding sequences:
- the LOC133885452 gene encoding beta-arabinofuranosyltransferase RAY1-like, whose product MVARAQAVADSDICVLVDAEIVLLPEIVDALTHFSKVDRDWFFVAMSRNFTDFHYQLADNGSHWVKADGKGVSFKVLQEIRADKWAADSSDRGVIMAWNNPSSPLHAGVLPPFLNGRGVHNWWLTHEVLSSEMRLVFDASSLVLGLYPESSSSSNDMSSSKNDTMLAGSWEYSVNRHLATVYGSYCYRLPRRHYPVLYKVVKQPEDYMLTKVEEPTLSNFVIGKEEDIHGEGGSLWRTENTCLSRHRHNYSSETPAPVDHPYSLSMLLELAADKNRSVVLGVAGASYRDMLMSWACRLRHLRATNFIVCALDHETYEFSVLQGLPVFRDPLSPKNVSFDDCHFGTKCFQQVTKVKSRIVLEILRLGYNVLLSDVDVYWFDNPMSFLYSLGPATLGAQSDEYNETGPINLPRRLNSGFYFARSDDATITAMEMVVKHATNSGLSEQPSFYDVLCGKDGTNRIGDDKCLEPSTILTVVFLNRDLFPNGAYKGLWEKHDVQSVCKELGCFIIHNNWIHGRRRKLQRQMSSGLWDYDPSSRLCLQDWSDRSSFRMMGQFHLFEDTDS is encoded by the exons ATGGTCGCGAGAGCACAAGCTGTTGCTGATTCTGACATTTGCGTTCTTGTCGATGCCGAGATCGTTCTGCTTCCAGAAATTGTTGACGCATTAACACATTTCAGCAAGGTTGATCGTGACTGGTTCTTTGTTGCAATGTCACGTAACTTCACCGATTTCCATTACCAGCTCGCTGACAATGGAAGCCATTGGGTAAAAGCAGATGGCAAAGGTGTGAGCTTCAAGGTG TTGCAGGAGATTCGAGCTGACAAGTGGGCAGCAGATAGCTCTGATAGGGGGGTCATTATGGCGTGGAATAATCCGAGCAGTCCTTTACATGCAGGAGTTCTGCCACCTTTTCTGAATGGAAGAGGAGTACACAACTGGTGGCTGACTCATGAAGTTCTGTCATCTGAGATGAGACTCGTCTTtgatgcaagcagtctagtTCTTGGATTGTATCCTGAAAGCTCTAGCTCTAGTAATGACATGAGCTCTAGTAAGAATGACACAATGCTTGCTGGATCCTGGGAGTATAGTGTCAATCGCCATCTTGCCACAGTTTATGGCTCATATTGCTATCGATTACCAAGAAGACACTATCCTGTGCTGTACAAAGTGGTAAAGCAACCTGAAGATTATATGTTAACCAAAGTTGAAGAGCCCACCTTGTCAAATTTTGTCATTGGCAAAGAAGAAGATATCCATGGAGAAGGAGGCAGCCTATGGAGGACAGAAAACACTTGCTTGTCTCGTCATCGACACAATTATTCTTCTGAGACCCCAGCACCAGTTGATCATCCATATTCCTTAAGCATGCTCCTTGAACTTGCTGCTGATAAGAATAGATCTGTTGTTCTTGGTGTGGCTGGAGCAAGTTACAGGGACATGCTTATGAGTTGGGCGTGCCGCCTGCGTCATCTTAGAGCTACCAATTTTATAGTCTGTGCCTTAGACCATGAGACATACGAGTTCTCAGTTTTGCAG GGTTTGCCAGTTTTCAGAGATCCATTGTCTCCAAAGAATGTCAGCTTTGATGACTGCCACTTTGGAACCAAGTGTTTTCAACAAGTAACAAAAGTGAAATCACGGATTGTTCTGGAGATATTAAGATTGGGATACAATGTACTGttgagtgatgttgatgtttATTGGTTTGATAATCCAATGTCATTCCTGTACTCTCTTGGCCCTGCTACACTTGGAGCACAATCTGACGAATACAATGAGACAG GACCAATAAATTTACCACGTCGATTGAATTCGGGTTTTTACTTTGCTCGCTCAGATGATGCCACCATCACTGCAATGGAGATGGTAGTAAAACATGCAACCAATTCAGGCTTATCTGAGCAACCGAGTTTTTATGATGTCTTGTGTGGGAAAGATGGAACAAACCGCATTGGTGATGATAAATGCCTGGAGCCCAGCACAATCTTAACTGTCGTGTTCCTGAACCGGGACTTGTTCCCCAATGGAGCTTACAAGGGTCTATGGGAGAAGCATGATGTGCAATCAGTTTGCAAGGAGCTTGGTTGTTTCATCATACACAATAATTGGATacatgggaggaggaggaagctcCAACGTCAAATGTCATCTGGGTTGTGGGACTATGATCCTAGCTCTAGGCTTTGCTTGCAGGATTGGAGTGATAGAAGCAGCTTCAGAATGATGGGCCAATTTCATCTGTTTGAGGACACTGACAGTTAG
- the LOC133885660 gene encoding rac-like GTP-binding protein 2, protein MSVTKFIKCVTVGDGAVGKTCMLICYTSNKFPTDYIPTVFDNFSANVSVDGNIVNLGLWDTAGQEDYSRLRPLSYRGADVFVLAFSLISRASYENVLKKWMPELRRFAPNVPVILVGTKLDLRDHRAYLADHPGASTITTAEGEELRKQIGAAAYIECSSKTQQNVKVVFDTAIKVVLQPPRRREAMTPRKKSKKSSGRSIMSLMCGSTCVA, encoded by the exons ATGAGCGTGACCAAGTTCATAAAGTGCGTGACGGTGGGGGACGGCGCGGTGGGCAAGACCTGCATGCTCATCTGCTACACCAGCAACAAGTTCCCCACT GATTACATCCCCACGGTGTTCGACAATTTCAGTGCCAATGTTTCCGTGGATGGGAACATTGTCAACTTGGGTCTCTGGGACACTGCCG GGCAAGAGGACTACAGCAGGTTGAGGCCACTGAGCTACAGGGGCGCAGACGTGTTCGTGCTGGCTTTCTCATTGATCAGCAGGGCTAGCTATGAAAATGTTCTTAAGAAG TGGATGCCAGAGCTTCGTCGATTTGCGCCGAATGTTCCAGTTATTCTTGTTGGGACCAAGTTGG ATCTCCGTGACCACAGAGCATACCTGGCTGACCATCCTGGTGCTTCAACAATCACGACGGCAGAG GGTGAAGAACTGAGAAAGCAGATTGGTGCTGCAGCTTATATAGAGTGCAGTTCCAAAACGCAGCAG AATGTCAAGGTTGTCTTTGATACCGCCATCAAAGTGGTCCTTCAACCCCCTCGCAGAAGGGAGGCGATGACTCCCAGGAAGAAAAGTAAGAAAAGCTCCGGACGCTCTATAAT GAGCCTGATGTGTGGCAGCACTTGTGTTGCCTAG
- the LOC133884947 gene encoding uncharacterized protein LOC133884947, whose product MDLSRKRTYANFSHKPVAPRFKLFDDIEYLDLERLWSVVVRVDVKFPIPSRHRDSQHFILMDINGSKIEAITLNNNVERFNTLLAEGCIYTLHEVRFDPNWEEAMQFRNIGHRYECVLNDRTRVESYTMPIQFPLYPKHLMPIHEVYRRPNKTFM is encoded by the exons ATGGATCTTAGCCGAAAGAGAACGTATGCAAACTTCTCTCACAAGCCAGTGGCGCCTAG ATTCAAATTATTCGATGATATTGAATATTTGGATTTGGAGAGATTATGGAGTGTCGTTGTTAGGGTAGATGTCAAGTTCCCGATCCCCTCTCGTCATCGTGATAGCCAACACTTCATTCTCATGGATATCAAT GGATCCAAAATAGAAGCAATTACATTGAACAACAACGTTGAGAGATTCAACACTTTACTCGCAGAAGGGTGCATTTATACCCTGCATGAAGTGAGATTCGATCCTAACTGGGAGGAGGCGATGCAGTTTCGGAATATTGGGCACCGGTATGAGTGCGTCTTGAACGACCGCACTAGGGTTGAGTCGTATACCATGCCTATTCAATTTCCGCTCTATCCGAAGCATCTCATGCCAATCCATGAAGTGTACCGACGTCCTAACAAGACGTTT ATGTAG
- the LOC133884395 gene encoding uncharacterized protein LOC133884395, whose amino-acid sequence MDTRFNLIVVGIWCELLERYAISLQSAGNNKHVIIGTMLKLNKRHRCLETSDHTIFTFNPNHLDSRELQAFQRSLIRGNRDYRFVNRFIEKRWAYLATVV is encoded by the exons ATGGACACAAG GTTCAACCTTATAGTTGTTGGAATTTGGTGTGAGCTTTTAGAGCGGTATGCGATAAGCTTGCAATCTGCGGGAAATAATAAACACGTTATCATTGGGACCATGCTGAAATTGAATAAGAGACACA GGTGTTTGGAGACTTCAGATCACACGATATTTACATTCAATCCAAATCATCTTGACAGTCGTGAACTACAGG CCTTCCAGCGGTCGTTAATCAGGGGCAATAGGGACTACAGATTCGTGAACAGATTTATTGAAAAAAGGTGGGCGTACCTAGCAACAGTGGTGTGA